A DNA window from Flammeovirga agarivorans contains the following coding sequences:
- a CDS encoding cytochrome P450 — MTNLNFSKTYKDLDGPKGKPIVGHIFDLEKDRLHLQYEDWAKEYGELYNLKFLNINVTVSTNPDTNAYIFKNRPNKFRRFKKLADVINEVGVDGVFTAEGESWKKQRKVTQKALDNKNVKAFFPSILTVADRLKNYWDTQVSKGDQLDYPLSKDFIRATVDVTTNLAFGYDMNTVENQTNDTQEHVEKIFPQLNKRVNSPIPLYKYFKTAEVKDFEESLKYIREHLGKFITQAEERLKNDPSLYENPSNFLEAMLASQDKDDPFTWDEIFGNLYTMLLAGEDTTSNSLTWTSYFLSKYPEVQEKIREEIRQVLGENGKIKSFEQIQQFQYTSAVFKEVTRLKPVTPNLYMQCLEDTVVNDVLFPKGHFIITQLSSAARSEEYFEKAKEFIPERWLKEKDEPVVGCPFHGHKKADAMKPFGGGPRLCPGKFLAEVESVVFLVTLMKDFEIEFYDKDLEVEELFAFTMQAKNLKLNFKKRHQVSDKLKGELNYSN, encoded by the coding sequence ATGACTAATTTGAATTTCTCAAAAACATATAAGGATCTTGACGGCCCAAAAGGTAAGCCAATTGTTGGGCATATTTTCGACCTAGAAAAAGATAGACTTCATTTACAGTATGAAGATTGGGCAAAAGAATATGGAGAACTTTACAATCTGAAATTTCTGAATATAAATGTTACGGTTTCTACAAATCCAGATACAAATGCTTATATCTTTAAAAATCGTCCAAACAAATTCAGACGATTTAAAAAATTGGCAGATGTAATTAATGAAGTGGGCGTTGATGGTGTCTTTACTGCTGAAGGTGAAAGTTGGAAAAAACAGAGAAAAGTAACCCAAAAGGCGTTAGATAATAAGAATGTTAAAGCTTTCTTTCCTTCTATACTTACTGTAGCGGATCGTTTAAAAAACTATTGGGATACTCAAGTGTCTAAAGGAGATCAATTGGACTATCCTTTGTCAAAAGATTTTATCCGAGCTACTGTAGATGTGACGACAAACTTAGCATTTGGTTATGATATGAATACTGTGGAAAATCAAACCAATGATACTCAGGAACATGTCGAGAAAATATTTCCTCAGCTTAATAAGAGAGTAAATAGCCCAATTCCACTATACAAGTACTTTAAAACGGCAGAAGTAAAAGACTTTGAGGAGTCTTTAAAATATATAAGAGAGCATCTAGGTAAATTCATTACACAGGCAGAAGAGCGATTAAAGAACGACCCTTCATTATATGAAAATCCTTCAAATTTCTTGGAAGCAATGTTAGCTTCACAAGATAAAGATGACCCATTTACCTGGGACGAGATTTTTGGTAACTTATATACGATGCTTTTGGCAGGGGAGGATACAACTTCCAATTCTTTAACCTGGACAAGTTACTTCTTAAGTAAGTACCCAGAAGTACAAGAAAAGATCAGAGAAGAGATTAGACAAGTGCTAGGTGAAAATGGTAAAATTAAATCCTTCGAACAAATACAGCAATTCCAATACACTAGTGCTGTATTTAAAGAAGTGACAAGATTAAAACCGGTTACACCTAATTTGTATATGCAATGTCTTGAAGATACAGTTGTCAATGATGTACTGTTTCCAAAAGGGCATTTTATCATCACTCAACTTAGTAGTGCTGCGAGGTCTGAGGAATACTTTGAGAAAGCCAAAGAATTTATTCCAGAAAGATGGTTAAAAGAAAAAGATGAACCGGTTGTGGGTTGTCCTTTTCATGGGCATAAAAAAGCAGATGCGATGAAGCCATTTGGTGGAGGTCCAAGATTGTGTCCAGGAAAGTTCTTGGCAGAGGTAGAATCTGTTGTTTTCCTAGTGACGCTGATGAAGGATTTTGAAATAGAATTTTATGATAAAGACTTAGAGGTTGAAGAGCTTTTCGCTTTCACTATGCAAGCAAAAAATCTAAAACTGAATTTCAAGAAACGTCACCAAGTTTCTGACAAATTGAAAGGAGAATTGAATTATTCTAATTAA
- the hutU gene encoding urocanate hydratase, producing the protein MEASSTSQQKFEAFLEKYAKHPHYIPPTGPELNAKSWQTEAPLRMFLNNLTDEVAEDPANLVVYGGTGQAARNRESLEKIIKILLELDNNHSLLVQSGKPVGVVRTHPEAPRVLIANSNLVPAWATWEHFQELKERGLMMYGQMTAGSWIYIGTQGILQGTYETFASCARQHFGGDLKGRLLVTGGMGGMGGAQPLAATMCGAAMLGVDIDPARIQKRIDTKYIDKMTHSYEEAIQWVMEAKEKGEALSVGLVGDIGDVLERLIQDGITPDVLTDQTSAHDPVYGYVPNGMSLEEAEKLRETDPVLYKEKSLKSMARHVQYMLDLEEKGAITFDYGNNLREFAKQGGCDNAYNFPGFTPAYIRPLFCEGKGPFRWAALSGDPQDIKVTDEALKEAFPENKHLIKWLEEADEKVAFQGLPSRICWLGMGEREKAGVIFNNLVKEGKLKAPIVIGRDHLDCGSVASPNRETESMLDGSDAVSDWPLLNLMSNATGGATWISFHHGGGVGIGYSQHAGMVVLADGTERAENCIRRVLHNDPAMGIFRHHDAGYDIATKVGEDHDLIIK; encoded by the coding sequence ATGGAAGCATCATCAACATCACAACAAAAATTTGAAGCGTTTTTAGAAAAATACGCAAAACATCCACATTATATCCCACCAACAGGACCAGAACTTAACGCAAAGTCTTGGCAGACAGAAGCTCCTTTAAGAATGTTCTTAAACAATCTTACGGATGAAGTAGCTGAAGATCCTGCAAACCTTGTTGTATATGGAGGTACAGGACAAGCAGCAAGAAATAGAGAGTCACTAGAAAAAATCATCAAGATTCTTCTTGAGTTGGATAATAACCATTCTCTGCTTGTTCAATCTGGTAAGCCAGTTGGGGTAGTGAGAACACACCCTGAAGCACCTAGAGTATTAATTGCCAATTCAAACCTTGTACCTGCTTGGGCAACATGGGAGCATTTTCAAGAATTAAAAGAAAGAGGTCTTATGATGTATGGTCAGATGACAGCTGGTTCTTGGATTTATATTGGTACTCAAGGAATTTTACAAGGAACGTATGAGACATTTGCTTCTTGTGCTCGTCAACATTTCGGAGGAGATCTAAAAGGTCGTCTTTTAGTAACTGGTGGTATGGGCGGCATGGGCGGAGCTCAACCGCTAGCAGCGACAATGTGTGGTGCTGCAATGTTAGGTGTTGATATTGACCCCGCTCGTATCCAGAAGCGTATTGATACAAAGTATATCGATAAGATGACTCACTCATACGAAGAGGCGATTCAATGGGTAATGGAAGCGAAGGAAAAAGGTGAGGCATTATCTGTTGGCTTAGTAGGTGATATTGGTGATGTTTTGGAAAGACTTATCCAAGATGGAATCACACCTGATGTTTTAACAGATCAAACTTCTGCTCATGACCCAGTATATGGTTATGTTCCAAACGGGATGTCATTAGAGGAAGCGGAGAAATTAAGAGAAACAGACCCTGTTTTATATAAAGAAAAGTCATTGAAATCAATGGCTCGCCACGTACAATACATGTTGGATTTAGAGGAGAAAGGAGCAATCACTTTCGATTATGGAAACAACTTACGTGAGTTTGCAAAACAAGGAGGCTGTGATAATGCATACAATTTCCCTGGTTTTACTCCAGCTTATATCCGTCCATTATTCTGTGAAGGAAAAGGACCTTTCCGTTGGGCTGCTTTATCAGGTGATCCACAAGATATTAAAGTAACAGATGAAGCTTTAAAAGAAGCATTCCCTGAAAATAAGCATTTAATCAAGTGGCTAGAAGAAGCGGATGAAAAGGTAGCTTTCCAAGGTTTACCATCAAGAATTTGTTGGTTAGGAATGGGTGAAAGAGAAAAAGCAGGAGTGATATTCAATAACCTTGTAAAAGAAGGCAAGTTGAAGGCTCCGATCGTTATTGGTAGAGATCACTTGGATTGCGGATCTGTAGCATCACCAAACAGAGAGACAGAGTCGATGTTAGATGGTTCTGATGCAGTTTCAGATTGGCCATTACTAAACTTAATGTCAAATGCAACTGGTGGAGCCACTTGGATTTCTTTCCATCATGGAGGTGGAGTTGGAATCGGTTACTCACAACATGCTGGTATGGTTGTTTTGGCTGATGGAACAGAAAGAGCTGAAAATTGTATCAGAAGAGTGTTACATAACGACCCTGCAATGGGAATTTTCCGTCATCATGATGCTGGATATGATATTGCCACAAAAGTGGGTGAAGATCATGATTTAATCATCAAATAA
- the hutI gene encoding imidazolonepropionase — translation MNKLIGPFTQIVTLANLPMKGRIEDEQLEIIDNAGVSVDEDGNILAIKTFADFDQDAFKEIETIDQEAVLIPGFVDCHTHICWGGNRARDYAMRVAGKPYLEIAKAGGGIQDSMKKTRAASEKELKDVTVERADRHFSRGVTTIEVKSGYALDIDNELKMLRSIKSADKETKADLITTCLAAHMKPKDFEGSSREYLDRVLDTLLPEIKKENLSNRVDIFTEETAFNVEESNYYLSKAKDLGFDITVHADQFSTGGSKVAVDNGALSAEHLESSTEEEVKMLAESETVATVLPGASLGLGMQYPPCRKLLDAGACLAIASDWNPGSAPMGDMLIQGALLGAMEKLSTAEVFAGMTFRSAKALGLSDRGKLEVGKLADMQAYPCNDYREILYNQGMLPPFKVWKKGN, via the coding sequence ATGAATAAATTAATAGGACCATTTACTCAAATTGTAACATTAGCAAACCTTCCAATGAAGGGGAGAATTGAAGATGAACAATTAGAGATTATTGATAATGCTGGTGTAAGCGTTGATGAAGATGGAAATATTTTAGCAATAAAGACCTTTGCTGATTTTGATCAAGATGCTTTCAAAGAAATAGAAACAATTGATCAGGAGGCTGTATTAATTCCTGGTTTTGTTGATTGCCATACTCATATTTGTTGGGGAGGAAATAGAGCAAGAGATTATGCAATGAGAGTGGCAGGGAAACCTTACCTTGAAATTGCAAAAGCAGGTGGTGGTATTCAAGATTCAATGAAGAAGACAAGAGCAGCTTCTGAAAAGGAATTGAAGGATGTTACTGTGGAAAGAGCTGATCGTCATTTCTCAAGAGGTGTAACTACAATTGAAGTGAAGAGTGGTTACGCATTGGATATCGACAATGAGCTTAAAATGTTGAGATCAATAAAGTCGGCAGACAAAGAAACAAAGGCAGATCTGATTACCACATGTTTGGCAGCTCATATGAAGCCTAAAGATTTTGAAGGGTCATCACGTGAATATTTAGATAGGGTATTAGATACCTTATTACCTGAAATAAAAAAGGAGAACCTTAGTAATAGAGTTGATATTTTTACAGAGGAAACGGCATTTAATGTAGAAGAATCAAATTACTATTTATCAAAAGCAAAAGACTTAGGGTTTGATATTACCGTACATGCAGATCAGTTTTCTACTGGTGGCTCCAAAGTAGCTGTTGATAATGGAGCATTGTCTGCAGAACATTTGGAATCAAGTACAGAAGAAGAGGTGAAAATGCTTGCAGAATCTGAGACAGTTGCAACTGTATTACCTGGTGCATCTTTAGGTTTGGGTATGCAATATCCTCCTTGTAGAAAATTATTGGATGCAGGAGCTTGTCTTGCAATTGCTTCAGATTGGAATCCTGGATCAGCACCTATGGGAGATATGTTGATACAAGGGGCCTTGTTAGGGGCTATGGAAAAGCTTTCTACTGCTGAGGTTTTTGCAGGTATGACATTTAGGTCTGCTAAAGCATTGGGACTATCAGATCGAGGTAAATTAGAAGTAGGTAAGTTGGCTGACATGCAGGCTTATCCATGTAATGATTACAGAGAGATCTTATACAATCAAGGAATGTTACCACCTTTTAAAGTGTGGAAAAAAGGAAATTAA
- a CDS encoding nucleoid-associated protein, whose amino-acid sequence MSKIKSFDLSNVKLSQLVIHKVGNKTQEEPLELSEFEIELENFSPLYKSVMDYFLRSFKPGPMYHFDTPEGKETIADNEMFVAANAIFSNPFEQFMTRSREMSELLYEASTHPRIKGGEFFVAMLKDCVVDGDVVDAIGLFKAEHKELFLQIGDKTDVGNFELQQNEGVSVKKLDKGCLIFQAEQEKGFKVMLKDSPTKSVEALYWKETYLQLKAREDNYFHTKNYMDLCKGFVEEVFNEDHAVEKPAQIDLLNRSAKYFSDKEEFNVVDFENNVIEEPEVIEAFQEYKVDFQEKKEVPMYDEFKVSKEAVRKNKKEFKSIIKLDKKINITVSGNEQNIEKGFDTERNMNYYMIYFNEEE is encoded by the coding sequence ATGAGTAAGATAAAATCATTCGACTTGTCTAACGTCAAGTTGTCTCAATTAGTAATTCATAAAGTAGGAAATAAAACCCAAGAAGAGCCACTTGAGCTGTCTGAATTCGAAATAGAATTAGAAAATTTCAGTCCATTATATAAATCTGTAATGGATTACTTCTTAAGGTCTTTTAAACCAGGGCCAATGTATCATTTCGATACACCTGAAGGAAAAGAAACAATTGCTGACAATGAAATGTTTGTTGCAGCTAACGCTATTTTCAGTAATCCATTTGAGCAGTTTATGACAAGATCTAGAGAGATGTCAGAATTGCTTTATGAGGCGTCAACTCATCCAAGAATAAAAGGAGGAGAATTTTTCGTTGCAATGCTAAAAGATTGTGTTGTTGATGGTGACGTTGTGGATGCTATCGGATTATTCAAGGCTGAGCACAAAGAGTTATTTCTACAAATTGGAGACAAAACTGATGTAGGTAATTTCGAATTACAACAAAATGAAGGTGTCAGTGTAAAGAAACTAGACAAAGGGTGTCTAATTTTTCAGGCTGAACAAGAAAAAGGTTTTAAAGTGATGCTTAAAGACAGTCCTACAAAGTCTGTTGAAGCATTGTATTGGAAAGAAACCTACCTTCAATTAAAGGCAAGAGAAGATAATTACTTCCATACTAAAAACTACATGGACCTTTGTAAAGGTTTTGTTGAGGAAGTATTTAATGAAGATCATGCTGTAGAAAAGCCTGCTCAAATCGACCTTTTAAATAGAAGTGCAAAGTACTTCAGTGACAAAGAAGAGTTCAATGTTGTTGACTTTGAAAACAACGTCATTGAAGAACCTGAAGTAATTGAAGCTTTTCAAGAGTACAAAGTGGACTTTCAAGAGAAGAAGGAAGTTCCAATGTATGACGAATTTAAGGTTTCGAAAGAAGCAGTTCGCAAGAACAAAAAAGAATTTAAAAGTATTATCAAATTAGATAAGAAGATTAATATCACCGTTTCAGGGAATGAGCAGAATATTGAAAAAGGCTTTGATACTGAGCGAAATATGAATTATTATATGATATACTTCAACGAAGAAGAGTGA
- a CDS encoding response regulator transcription factor: protein MDAVKILLVEDDRIIASLVKKYLDIRGYAVNHAEDGVEGMKEFDKADYDLIIMDVMMPHKDGYTLAEEIRAKDPYIPILFMSSNNLPKDKIKAFRIGADDYVTKPVNVEELLLRIEVILKRQKSEPKVEIGSDDDPHEIKIGNYILDFPYQKLQIGDDTRKLTTREAELLRFLHRHRNSLIKREYILQEVWGDDDYYKGRSLDVFMSRLRKYLKDDPTIEILNVHGIGFKFLVQD, encoded by the coding sequence ATGGATGCAGTAAAGATTCTTCTTGTAGAGGATGATAGAATTATAGCCTCACTTGTTAAAAAATATTTAGATATCAGAGGTTATGCTGTAAACCACGCTGAAGATGGAGTAGAAGGCATGAAAGAATTTGATAAAGCAGATTATGATCTGATTATCATGGACGTTATGATGCCACACAAAGATGGCTATACTCTTGCTGAAGAAATCAGAGCAAAAGATCCTTATATTCCAATCTTATTTATGTCTTCAAACAATCTTCCTAAAGATAAAATTAAGGCATTCAGAATTGGAGCAGACGATTATGTTACCAAGCCTGTAAATGTTGAGGAACTTTTACTTCGTATTGAGGTGATCTTAAAGCGTCAAAAATCGGAGCCAAAAGTTGAGATCGGAAGCGATGACGATCCACATGAAATCAAAATTGGTAACTATATCCTAGACTTCCCTTACCAGAAGTTACAAATTGGAGATGATACAAGAAAGCTGACAACTCGTGAAGCTGAATTGTTAAGATTCTTACATCGTCACCGTAATTCATTAATCAAACGTGAGTATATCTTACAAGAAGTTTGGGGAGATGATGATTATTATAAAGGTAGATCTTTAGACGTATTTATGTCACGTCTTAGAAAGTACCTTAAAGATGATCCTACAATTGAAATTTTGAATGTTCACGGAATTGGATTCAAATTCTTAGTTCAAGATTAA